The candidate division WOR-3 bacterium genomic sequence ATGGGTTCGCCGAAAAACACGAAATCGGGTTTAAGCAAACCTCCGCATTTCATGCAAAGAGGAGGCAAAACTTTCAGATCGTCTTCTTGAAACTCAAACCTGCTCGAACATGACAGGCAAACGAGAAATTTTGAATTCCCGTGGAATTCATAAACATTTTGCGATCCTGATTCCTGATGTAGGAAATCTATGTTCTGGGTGATTATTGTCTCGACGAGACCTTTTTTCTGGAGAAGCGTCACCCCGTCGTGGGCGAAGTTCGGTTTCTTGCCGCGGATTTTATCGTATAATATTTCTACTATCATTTTCCACGATTCTTCGGGATTGTTTTTAAAAAATTCGATGTCTATGAAATACGGATCGTACGTCTCCCAGAGCCCGCCCTTTCC encodes the following:
- a CDS encoding NAD-dependent deacylase, giving the protein MSFNENVEKAAHILSYSKRTTVFTGAGISVESGIPPFRGKGGLWETYDPYFIDIEFFKNNPEESWKMIVEILYDKIRGKKPNFAHDGVTLLQKKGLVETIITQNIDFLHQESGSQNVYEFHGNSKFLVCLSCSSRFEFQEDDLKVLPPLCMKCGGLLKPDFVFFGEPIPVKAMKQSFYEAGESDVVLVIGTSGEVMPACSFPFAAKSRGARIIEINTEPSSFTGSISDVFIENKATSAMKLLLKVLCLE